In the genome of Sander vitreus isolate 19-12246 chromosome 13, sanVit1, whole genome shotgun sequence, one region contains:
- the drd1b gene encoding dopamine receptor D1b — MDQNFSMVQDGKQLLPERDSSKRVLTGCFLFLLIFTTLLGNTLVCAAVTKFRHLRSKVTNFFVISLAISDLLVAILVMPWKAATEIVGFWPFGAFCNVWVAFDIMCSTASILNLCVISVDRYWAISSPFRYERKMTPKVACLMISVAWTLSVLISFIPVQLNWHKAQTTSYAELNGTYIGDMPPDNCDSSLNRTYAISSSLISFYIPVAIMIVTYTRIYRIAQKQIRRISALERAAESAKNRHSSMGNSSSIENESSFKMSFKRETKVLKTLSVIMGVFVCCWLPFFILNCMVPFCEPDGATDLPCISSTTFDVFVWFGWANSSLNPIIYAFNADFRKAFSILLGCHRLCPGSNAIEIVSINNNMGTPTSNPNNQYEPKGHIPKEGNHSASYVIPHSILCQENELQKKDGCGGEIEVGMVNNALEKLSPAISGNLDSDTEVTLEKINPITQNGQHKTSSC; from the coding sequence ATGGATCAGAATTTCTCAATGGTTCAAGATGGCAAGCAGCTGCTACCAGAGAGAGACTCGTCCAAACGTGTGCTGACAGGatgcttcctcttcctcctcatcttcacCACGCTGCTAGGCAACACACTTGTGTGCGCTGCCGTCACCAAGTTCCGACACTTAAGGTCGAAGGTCACCAACTTTTTTGTCATCTCGCTGGCCATCTCCGACCTTCTGGTAGCTATCTTGGTTATGCCGTGGAAGGCGGCGACTGAGATCGTCGGGTTTTGGCCGTTTGGTGCTTTCTGCAACGTATGGGTGGCGTTTGACATCATGTGCTCCACTGCCTCCATCTTGAACCTGTGTGTGATTAGTGTAGACCGTTACTGGGCCATCTCAAGCCCATTCCGCTATGAACGCAAGATGACCCCGAAAGTGGCATGTCTGATGATAAGTGTGGCGTGGACCCTGTCGGTCCTTATCTCCTTCATTCCTGTTCAGCTTAACTGGCACAAAGCTCAGACCACCAGCTACGCAGAGCTAAATGGAACATACATCGGCGATATGCCCCCTGACAACTGCGACTCCAGCCTTAACAGGACCTAcgccatctcctcctctcttaTCAGCTTCTACATCCCTGTGGCTATTATGATCGTCACTTACACCCGGATCTACCGCATTGCCCAGAAACAGATACGGAGAATATCTGCCCTGGAGCGGGCAGCAGAGAGTGCCAAAAACCGTCACAGCAGTATGGGGAATAGTTCGAGTATAGAGAATGAGAGCTCATTCAAAATGTCGTTCAAACGAGAAACCAAAGTCTTAAAGACGCTCTCAGTCATCATgggagtgtttgtgtgctgctggttGCCCTTCTTCATCCTTAACTGCATGGTTCCGTTCTGTGAGCCGGACGGTGCCACGGACTTGCCCTGCATAAGCTCCACCACCTtcgatgtgtttgtgtggtttggCTGGGCAAACTCCTCGCTTAACCCCATCATCTATGCCTTCAACGCTGACTTCCGCAAGGCCTTCTCCATCCTCCTGGGCTGCCACCGGCTCTGCCCGGGGAGCAACGCCATCGAGATCGTCAGTATTAACAACAACATGGGCACCCCTACCTCGAACCCCAACAATCAATATGAGCCCAAGGGTCACATTCCAAAGGAGGGCAACCATTCAGCCAGCTATGTGATCCCCCACAGCATCCTGTGTCAGGAGAACGAGTTACAGAAGAAGGATGGATGCGGAGGGGAGATCGAGGTGGGCATGGTAAACAACGCCCTGGAGAAACTCTCCCCAGCTATCTCTGGGAATTTAGACAGCGATACTGAGGTCACACTGGAAAAGATCAATCCCATAACACAGAATGGACAGCATAAAACCTCGTCATGTTGA